One Methylobacterium sp. AMS5 genomic region harbors:
- a CDS encoding MBL fold metallo-hydrolase has protein sequence MKKRGLLTVASAATVMTLGGVGYAAHRRGKNPYYRGPQSAHFDGLRFHAPNQPPDKSLSDLARWRRTGKPEAWPASFPSPFPADRPPERFEGLRVVLIGHASYLFQVAGRNILVDPVYAKRASPVRFAGPKRVNAPGIAYADLPPIDAVLITHNHYDHLDGPTIARLWQDHQPLIVAPLGNDAILRGYDETMHVETHDWGESVDLGAGITVHLTPANHWSARGLNDRRMALWCAFVLTTPRGVHYHVGDTGLGDGALFREIRARFGPPRLATLPIGAYEPRWFMQPQHMNPADAVEALGLLGADQALGHHWGTFKLTDEGIERPVEALGEALTAAALAPERFLALRPGQVWEG, from the coding sequence ATGAAGAAGCGTGGCCTGCTCACGGTCGCCAGCGCGGCCACGGTGATGACCCTCGGGGGTGTCGGCTACGCCGCGCATCGCCGGGGCAAGAACCCCTATTACCGGGGCCCCCAGAGCGCGCATTTCGATGGCTTGCGCTTCCACGCCCCGAACCAGCCGCCCGACAAGTCGCTCTCCGACCTCGCCCGCTGGCGCCGGACCGGCAAGCCCGAGGCGTGGCCGGCGAGCTTCCCGAGCCCGTTTCCGGCGGACAGGCCGCCGGAGCGGTTCGAGGGTCTTCGTGTCGTCCTGATCGGACATGCGAGCTACCTGTTCCAGGTCGCGGGCCGCAACATCCTGGTCGATCCGGTCTATGCCAAGCGTGCGAGCCCGGTCCGCTTCGCCGGGCCGAAGCGGGTCAACGCGCCGGGCATCGCCTATGCCGACCTGCCGCCGATCGATGCGGTGTTGATCACGCACAACCACTACGACCATCTCGACGGGCCGACGATCGCCCGCCTGTGGCAGGACCACCAGCCGCTGATCGTCGCCCCGCTCGGCAACGACGCGATCCTGCGCGGCTACGACGAGACCATGCATGTCGAGACCCATGACTGGGGCGAGTCGGTCGATCTCGGCGCCGGCATCACCGTGCATCTGACGCCGGCCAACCACTGGTCGGCGCGCGGCCTCAACGACCGGCGCATGGCCCTGTGGTGCGCCTTCGTGCTCACGACCCCGCGCGGCGTGCACTACCATGTCGGCGATACCGGCCTCGGCGACGGCGCGCTCTTCCGCGAGATCCGCGCCCGGTTCGGCCCGCCGCGCCTCGCCACGCTACCGATCGGCGCCTACGAGCCGCGCTGGTTCATGCAGCCTCAGCACATGAACCCCGCCGACGCCGTGGAAGCCTTGGGCCTCCTCGGCGCCGATCAGGCGCTCGGCCACCATTGGGGCACCTTCAAGCTCACCGACGAGGGCATCGAACGCCCCGTCGAGGCATTGGGCGAAGCGCTGACGGCGGCCGCGCTTGCGCCGGAGCGGTTCCTGGCGCTGCGGCCGGGGCAGGTTTGGGAAGGGTAG
- a CDS encoding aromatic ring-hydroxylating dioxygenase subunit alpha produces MSSAAAPRISTDDALDPRAMREPLSNAWYCAGRASAVAGGKMRAVALNGEQVVLGRAKDGSLFALRDRCPHRGMALSKGKFDGDTLMCPFHGWRFGTDGRCRDVPTLSAHDASDFSRIAVQRFPIVESAGFLWVNPHLGPSDPGAVPAAPSLDFEPAGCLVLELEVEASFDLTTLSLVDPGHVAFVHDTWWFRPSKELREKLKTFQPVPHGFVMTSHATTTSSPVYRLLGGAPEVEIEFRLPGVRLERIKAGTKRVANYTFATPMGPNRTMLTNALYWSMPALNLLKPIARPLMRQFLTQDQQVLQHAQAGLDRKPTMVLLGQGDLPSQWYFRLKREALEAARESRPFANPLIRQELRWRS; encoded by the coding sequence ATGTCCTCCGCCGCCGCCCCGCGCATCTCCACCGACGACGCCCTCGATCCGCGCGCCATGCGCGAGCCGTTGTCGAACGCCTGGTACTGCGCCGGTCGAGCCTCGGCGGTCGCGGGCGGAAAGATGCGGGCGGTCGCGCTCAACGGCGAGCAGGTCGTGCTCGGCCGGGCCAAGGACGGCAGCCTGTTTGCGCTGCGCGACCGCTGCCCCCATCGCGGCATGGCGCTGTCCAAAGGCAAGTTCGACGGCGACACGCTGATGTGCCCGTTCCACGGCTGGCGCTTCGGCACCGATGGGCGCTGCCGCGACGTGCCGACGCTCTCCGCACACGACGCCTCGGACTTCTCGCGCATCGCGGTCCAGCGCTTCCCCATCGTGGAGAGCGCGGGCTTCCTCTGGGTCAACCCGCATCTCGGCCCCTCCGACCCCGGCGCCGTGCCGGCGGCGCCCTCCCTCGATTTCGAGCCGGCCGGATGCCTCGTGCTCGAACTGGAGGTCGAAGCCTCGTTCGACCTGACGACGCTGAGCCTCGTCGATCCCGGCCACGTCGCCTTCGTCCACGACACGTGGTGGTTCCGGCCCTCGAAGGAGTTGCGGGAGAAGCTGAAGACGTTCCAGCCCGTGCCGCACGGCTTCGTCATGACGAGCCACGCGACCACGACGAGTTCGCCGGTCTACCGCCTGCTCGGCGGCGCACCGGAGGTCGAGATCGAGTTCCGTCTGCCCGGCGTGCGGCTGGAGCGGATCAAGGCGGGCACGAAGCGCGTGGCGAACTACACTTTTGCCACGCCGATGGGGCCCAACCGGACGATGCTGACCAACGCGCTCTATTGGAGCATGCCGGCGCTCAACCTCCTGAAGCCGATCGCCCGGCCTCTGATGCGCCAGTTCCTGACCCAGGATCAGCAGGTGCTCCAGCACGCGCAGGCGGGCCTCGACCGCAAGCCGACCATGGTGCTGCTGGGTCAGGGCGACCTGCCCTCGCAATGGTATTTCCGCCTCAAGCGCGAGGCCCTGGAGGCGGCGCGCGAGAGCCGCCCCTTCGCCAACCCGCTGATCCGCCAGGAGCTGCGCTGGCGCTCCTGA
- the ffh gene encoding signal recognition particle protein: protein MFEGLSDRLSGILSGLTRRGALTEADVTAAMREVRRALLEADVALEVVRSFTDKVREKAVGAVVLKSVTPGQMVVKIVNDELIAMLGTDASVVDLNAPAPVAILMVGLQGSGKTTTTAKIARRLNQRDKRRVLLASLDTRRPAAMEQLAVLAKQVEVESLPIVAGQSAVQIAKRAMEAARLGGFDVVMLDTAGRTTVDEGLMNEAAEVKAATRPHEVLLVADALTGQDAVNTARAFDERLGVTGIVLTRMDGDSRGGAALSMRAVTGKPIKLVGVGEKVDALEEFHPQRVANRILGMGDIVSLVEKAAETIDHEQALRTAEKMRKGKFDLEDLSMQLAQMEKMGGIGGLMGMLPGMGQMKKQVEGANLDEKMFKRQRAIISSMTPAERKNPDLLKNSRKKRIAAGAGVKVEEINKLLKMHRTMADMMKAMGSGKRGGIGQALGNMFGLGGGMPGGLPGGMKLPPGMPEPTPEQIAEIEKQFGGKLPPMPAGLGAGKMPGLPGLGGPKMPGLGGFLPGKKK from the coding sequence ATGTTCGAAGGCCTTTCCGACCGCCTCTCCGGCATCCTCTCCGGCCTGACGCGCCGCGGTGCGCTGACGGAAGCCGACGTCACCGCCGCCATGCGCGAGGTGCGCCGCGCACTCCTCGAAGCGGACGTGGCGCTGGAGGTGGTGCGCTCGTTCACCGACAAGGTGCGCGAGAAGGCGGTGGGCGCCGTCGTCCTCAAGTCGGTGACGCCCGGCCAGATGGTCGTGAAGATCGTCAACGACGAGCTCATCGCGATGCTCGGCACCGATGCCAGCGTCGTCGATCTCAACGCGCCCGCCCCTGTCGCCATCCTCATGGTCGGCCTCCAGGGATCGGGCAAGACGACCACCACCGCCAAGATCGCCCGGCGGCTGAACCAGCGTGACAAGCGCCGGGTGCTGCTCGCCTCCCTCGACACGCGGCGTCCCGCGGCGATGGAGCAGTTGGCGGTGCTCGCCAAGCAGGTCGAGGTCGAGAGCCTGCCGATCGTCGCCGGCCAGTCGGCGGTGCAGATCGCCAAGCGTGCCATGGAAGCCGCCCGCCTCGGCGGTTTCGACGTGGTCATGCTCGACACGGCCGGCCGCACCACGGTCGACGAAGGCCTGATGAACGAGGCCGCCGAGGTGAAGGCGGCGACGAGACCCCACGAAGTCCTGCTGGTAGCCGACGCGCTCACCGGCCAGGACGCGGTCAACACCGCGCGCGCCTTCGACGAGCGCCTCGGCGTCACCGGTATCGTGCTGACCCGCATGGACGGTGATTCCCGCGGCGGCGCGGCGCTCTCCATGCGCGCCGTCACCGGCAAGCCGATCAAGCTCGTCGGCGTCGGCGAGAAGGTCGATGCGCTGGAGGAATTCCACCCGCAGCGGGTGGCCAACCGCATCCTCGGCATGGGCGACATCGTCTCGCTCGTCGAGAAGGCGGCCGAGACGATCGACCACGAGCAGGCCCTGCGCACCGCCGAGAAGATGCGGAAGGGCAAGTTCGATCTCGAAGACCTGTCGATGCAGCTCGCCCAGATGGAGAAGATGGGCGGCATCGGCGGCCTGATGGGGATGCTGCCCGGCATGGGGCAGATGAAGAAGCAGGTCGAGGGCGCCAACCTCGACGAGAAGATGTTCAAGCGCCAGCGCGCGATCATCTCCTCGATGACGCCTGCGGAGCGCAAGAATCCGGATCTGCTCAAGAACAGCCGCAAGAAGCGCATCGCGGCGGGTGCCGGCGTCAAGGTCGAGGAGATCAACAAGCTCCTCAAGATGCACCGGACCATGGCCGACATGATGAAGGCGATGGGTTCGGGCAAACGCGGCGGCATCGGCCAGGCGCTCGGCAACATGTTCGGCCTCGGCGGCGGCATGCCGGGCGGGCTGCCGGGCGGGATGAAGCTGCCGCCGGGCATGCCGGAGCCGACGCCGGAGCAGATCGCGGAGATCGAGAAGCAGTTCGGTGGCAAGCTGCCGCCGATGCCGGCGGGGCTCGGGGCCGGAAAGATGCCGGGCCTGCCGGGTTTGGGCGGACCGAAGATGCCGGGCCTCGGCGGCTTCCTGCCGGGTAAGAAGAAATGA
- a CDS encoding RusA family crossover junction endodeoxyribonuclease, whose product MTEQETLYPLEFIVPSTPVSLQASSRSKERWKSAVREAARKRIRETDPLGFLDRRPLSLTIYYFSALPMEGDIDNIVKPIMDALIHVACMTDNDVERVVVQKFEPEVGRAFTDPSAQLVAALDVPPPAVYVRIDDDLSWRFL is encoded by the coding sequence GTGACCGAGCAAGAGACGCTTTATCCCCTTGAGTTCATCGTGCCGTCCACTCCGGTTTCACTTCAGGCGAGCAGCCGCTCGAAGGAGCGTTGGAAATCCGCCGTCAGAGAGGCCGCGCGTAAGCGGATTCGTGAAACAGATCCCCTGGGCTTTCTTGATCGGCGCCCATTGAGTCTGACAATCTATTATTTTTCAGCTCTACCGATGGAAGGCGACATCGATAATATCGTGAAACCGATTATGGATGCTTTGATCCATGTCGCCTGTATGACGGACAACGATGTCGAACGTGTCGTCGTCCAAAAATTCGAGCCCGAAGTCGGACGTGCGTTCACCGATCCAAGTGCGCAGCTGGTGGCCGCTCTGGATGTTCCGCCCCCCGCTGTCTACGTTAGGATCGACGACGACCTGAGTTGGAGGTTCCTGTGA